The proteins below are encoded in one region of Knoellia sp. S7-12:
- a CDS encoding aminoglycoside phosphotransferase family protein: MASSPSLLGAAVRHGLVPARDVRAGLVRVRAVSRSNAVHVIEHDGAPVGYVKQAGEAARLDGDDTVGVEAALLGAIAPLHLAPTLILQGGSGSVWMAALPGEELSSVRDPAVLRPAAVDLGRALARLHRHPIADVGVPEAPRPWPLLDRLPPSMEGGTGRSEATPILDALTDPTIQRALDVARTQWRPHHLVHGDVSPGNVIVHTSSSGDVRIGLIDLELGGKGCPEHDLASAAAMLGEFSPGGVDLAALCLDAYWTACGPATLTAPWRCVRALLTAWQVALTHGEDGTPDVARILGRAVAAAEEVRS, encoded by the coding sequence GTGGCATCCTCCCCCAGCCTGCTCGGTGCGGCCGTCCGGCACGGGCTCGTGCCCGCGCGGGACGTCCGGGCCGGACTGGTCCGCGTGCGCGCCGTCTCGCGCAGCAATGCCGTGCACGTCATCGAGCACGACGGCGCACCCGTGGGCTACGTCAAGCAGGCCGGGGAAGCCGCCCGACTCGACGGTGACGACACTGTCGGCGTCGAGGCGGCACTCCTGGGCGCGATTGCGCCCCTTCATCTCGCACCGACCCTGATCCTTCAGGGGGGATCGGGGTCGGTGTGGATGGCTGCTCTGCCCGGCGAGGAGCTCTCGTCGGTCCGGGACCCAGCGGTGCTGCGACCTGCGGCGGTCGACCTCGGCCGTGCGTTGGCGCGGCTGCACCGCCACCCGATTGCCGACGTCGGCGTCCCCGAGGCTCCCCGCCCCTGGCCGCTGCTCGACCGGCTTCCGCCGTCGATGGAGGGCGGCACGGGGAGGTCCGAGGCGACCCCCATCCTCGACGCCCTCACTGACCCCACCATCCAGCGCGCCCTCGACGTTGCGCGCACCCAGTGGCGTCCCCATCACCTCGTCCATGGCGATGTCTCACCGGGCAACGTCATCGTCCACACGTCGTCGTCCGGTGACGTGCGTATCGGCCTGATTGACCTCGAGCTCGGCGGGAAAGGTTGCCCTGAGCATGATCTGGCCTCGGCAGCGGCCATGCTCGGTGAATTCTCCCCGGGTGGTGTCGACCTCGCCGCCCTGTGTCTCGACGCGTACTGGACCGCCTGCGGCCCGGCCACGCTGACTGCTCCTTGGCGGTGCGTGCGGGCGCTGCTCACGGCCTGGCAGGTGGCTCTCACCCATGGTGAGGACGGGACCCCGGACGTCGCCCGGATCCTTGGGCGTGCGGTCGCGGCAGCCGAGGAGGTCAGGTCATGA
- a CDS encoding ABC transporter permease subunit: MNLTHTTPAPDADQRIEAKQVLQPARPTLRGRSHLSRALASWQLYVLMLPGLLYIILFKYWPMYGAQIAFRSYNPADGFFGSPWVGLQHFERFFESFQFERLIVNTLTLNSLGLLIAFPIPIFLALIVNQLSNGRFKKVTQTVLYSPSFISVVVIVGMIHLLFSPRAGLVNNAVEFFGGERVFFMGDPGWFRPLYIGSDIWQNAGFSMIIYLAALTAIDPALHEAAKVDGASKLQRIRHVDLPGILPVITILFILAIGNLFNLGFEKVLLMQTDLNVPTSEVIQTYVYKAGLQQAQFSYSAAIGLFNSLINLTLLLTFNWVARRANQASLW; encoded by the coding sequence ATGAACCTGACCCACACCACGCCGGCACCCGATGCCGACCAGCGCATCGAGGCCAAGCAGGTCCTGCAACCGGCGCGGCCCACTCTCCGTGGTCGCTCGCACCTCTCCCGCGCCCTCGCCTCGTGGCAGTTATACGTATTAATGCTGCCCGGACTCCTCTACATCATCCTGTTCAAGTACTGGCCGATGTATGGCGCGCAGATCGCGTTCCGCAGCTACAACCCCGCGGACGGGTTCTTCGGCAGCCCCTGGGTCGGTCTGCAGCACTTCGAGCGGTTCTTCGAGTCGTTCCAGTTCGAACGGCTCATCGTCAACACATTGACTTTGAACTCTTTGGGGCTCCTCATCGCGTTCCCCATCCCGATCTTCCTGGCGCTGATCGTCAACCAGCTGTCCAACGGGCGGTTCAAGAAGGTCACCCAGACGGTCCTCTACTCGCCCTCGTTCATCTCCGTCGTGGTGATCGTCGGAATGATCCACCTGCTCTTCTCCCCGAGGGCTGGCCTCGTGAACAACGCAGTCGAGTTCTTCGGCGGCGAACGGGTCTTCTTCATGGGCGACCCGGGCTGGTTCCGGCCGCTCTACATCGGCTCGGACATCTGGCAGAACGCCGGCTTCTCCATGATCATCTATCTCGCCGCGCTCACGGCCATCGACCCAGCCCTGCACGAGGCGGCCAAGGTCGACGGGGCCAGCAAGCTGCAACGGATCCGTCACGTCGACCTGCCGGGCATCCTCCCGGTCATCACGATCCTGTTCATCCTCGCCATCGGCAACCTCTTCAACCTCGGCTTCGAGAAGGTCCTGCTGATGCAGACCGACCTCAACGTGCCCACCTCCGAGGTGATCCAGACCTATGTCTACAAGGCAGGTCTGCAGCAGGCGCAGTTCAGCTACTCAGCGGCCATCGGCCTGTTCAACTCCCTCATCAACCTCACCCTGCTCCTGACCTTCAACTGGGTTGCGCGCCGGGCCAACCAGGCAAGCCTGTGGTGA
- a CDS encoding carbohydrate ABC transporter permease, translated as MTQISLPQRTSTGGPNLSRRVEPLHRRMADPAFNVVAIGTLLLAMVAIVYPLYFIVIASVSDPAQIYEGNVWLWPAGFTTEGYARIFTDPAIIRGFGNSLLYTAVGTAISVAAILGAGYALSRKDLYGRTFFMLLFVITMFFDGGLIAKYLVVRDLGMLNTMWAVILPGAIGVWNLIIARAFFENNVPGELHEAARLDGASDFTFFFRIVLPLCKPLIFLMVMIHLVANWNSFFDALIFLNDDSKYPLQLVLRNILIQSEVSSAGMDSGAMDSYAAAQRLGELIKYGMIVISSIPLLIILPFMQKHFVKGAMLGAVKS; from the coding sequence ATGACCCAGATCTCCCTCCCCCAACGCACATCCACCGGCGGGCCGAACCTGTCCCGCCGTGTCGAGCCCCTCCACCGACGAATGGCTGACCCGGCCTTCAACGTCGTGGCCATCGGGACACTGCTCCTGGCCATGGTCGCCATCGTGTACCCGCTGTACTTCATCGTCATCGCGTCGGTCAGTGACCCCGCGCAGATCTACGAAGGCAACGTCTGGCTCTGGCCGGCCGGGTTCACCACCGAGGGGTACGCCCGCATCTTCACCGACCCCGCCATCATCCGCGGCTTCGGGAACTCGCTGCTCTACACGGCGGTCGGCACCGCCATCAGTGTCGCGGCGATCCTCGGGGCTGGCTATGCACTGTCACGCAAGGACCTCTACGGCCGCACCTTTTTCATGCTGCTCTTCGTCATCACGATGTTCTTCGACGGTGGGCTCATTGCGAAATACCTCGTCGTGCGTGACCTCGGGATGCTCAACACGATGTGGGCCGTCATCCTGCCGGGTGCGATCGGCGTGTGGAACCTGATCATCGCTCGCGCATTCTTCGAGAACAACGTCCCGGGCGAACTGCACGAAGCCGCCCGGCTCGACGGCGCGAGCGACTTCACCTTCTTCTTTCGGATCGTGCTCCCCCTGTGCAAGCCCCTCATCTTCCTGATGGTGATGATCCACCTCGTCGCCAACTGGAACTCGTTCTTCGACGCGCTCATCTTCCTCAACGACGACTCGAAGTACCCCCTGCAGCTCGTCCTCAGGAACATCCTCATCCAGTCCGAGGTCAGCTCGGCCGGGATGGACTCCGGCGCCATGGACTCGTATGCGGCGGCGCAGCGCCTGGGCGAGCTGATCAAGTACGGAATGATCGTGATTTCCAGCATTCCGCTGTTGATCATCCTGCCGTTCATGCAGAAGCACTTCGTCAAGGGCGCCATGCTCGGCGCCGTCAAGAGCTGA
- a CDS encoding ABC transporter substrate-binding protein produces the protein MEQRRFGALLALTLTGALSLSACSGGGGDSAADVKDESAAFGLRADGLPIVDKKLTLSFGGEKSALAPDYSGMQLVEQWEKDTNIHIDWQNLPSQVYQEKKSLFLASDDLPDVLFNTGLSDAETVQNGTNGTLVPLEALIKEHAPTLQGILDKRPDIKAALTASDGHIYTLPSVEELGILQYPNFLYINKAWLDKLGLTMPKTIDEYHAALQAFKTKDPNGNGKDDEIPLSFRTDSFCANPSDLIAALGGQVDNNEHRIVQDGKVEFTANTDGYKKGVEGLGQWYKEGLIDPESFSQDDTQFLAKGKAKTPVLGSFFWWEAKEFVGDDRLKDYAMVGVLEGADGQQRAGLSNHQEIGRGAMAITRTNKYPVATMRWADRLYDPVMSAQTSWGPVGVTLQKNANGLLVQIPAKAGEAEGERRQKVAPGGPKITTKDDFLKVVAPEPRAKERQDLVQQYYAPHKANDQYPPVLLSNEELEKVSYPQTDINALVKEKFATWVVKGTVASEWSGYVSQLESMGIKDVVATYQTAYDRFNKAQQ, from the coding sequence ATGGAACAACGACGTTTCGGCGCACTGCTCGCCCTGACCCTCACCGGAGCGCTCTCGCTCTCAGCCTGCAGCGGCGGCGGTGGCGACAGCGCCGCCGACGTCAAGGACGAGTCCGCCGCGTTCGGGCTCAGGGCCGACGGCCTGCCCATCGTCGACAAGAAGCTCACCCTCAGCTTCGGCGGTGAGAAGTCTGCGCTCGCCCCCGACTACTCCGGCATGCAGCTGGTGGAGCAGTGGGAGAAGGACACCAACATCCACATCGACTGGCAGAACCTGCCCAGTCAGGTCTATCAGGAGAAGAAGAGCCTCTTCCTCGCCAGCGACGACCTGCCCGACGTGCTGTTCAACACCGGCCTGTCCGATGCCGAGACCGTGCAGAACGGGACGAACGGGACCCTGGTGCCGCTCGAGGCACTCATCAAGGAGCACGCGCCCACCCTCCAGGGCATCCTCGACAAGCGACCCGACATCAAGGCGGCACTCACCGCCTCCGACGGCCACATCTACACCCTTCCCTCCGTGGAAGAGCTGGGGATCCTGCAGTACCCCAACTTCCTCTACATCAACAAGGCGTGGCTCGACAAGCTCGGCCTGACCATGCCGAAGACGATCGACGAGTACCACGCGGCCCTCCAGGCCTTCAAGACGAAGGACCCCAATGGGAACGGCAAGGACGACGAGATCCCACTGTCGTTCCGCACCGACTCGTTCTGCGCCAACCCCAGCGACCTCATCGCGGCCCTCGGCGGACAGGTGGACAACAACGAACACCGCATCGTCCAGGACGGCAAGGTTGAGTTCACGGCCAACACCGACGGCTACAAGAAGGGCGTGGAGGGCCTTGGCCAGTGGTACAAGGAGGGCCTGATCGACCCGGAATCCTTCTCCCAGGACGACACCCAGTTCCTGGCCAAGGGCAAGGCCAAGACACCGGTGCTCGGCTCGTTCTTCTGGTGGGAGGCCAAGGAGTTCGTCGGCGACGACCGCCTCAAGGACTACGCGATGGTCGGGGTCCTCGAAGGTGCCGACGGTCAGCAGCGAGCCGGCCTCTCGAACCACCAGGAGATCGGTCGCGGCGCCATGGCCATCACACGCACCAACAAGTACCCGGTGGCCACCATGCGCTGGGCAGACCGTCTCTACGACCCAGTGATGTCCGCGCAGACCAGCTGGGGACCCGTCGGGGTGACGCTGCAGAAGAACGCCAACGGACTCCTGGTCCAGATCCCGGCCAAGGCCGGGGAGGCCGAGGGCGAGCGCCGCCAGAAGGTTGCACCCGGCGGCCCGAAGATCACGACGAAGGACGACTTCTTGAAGGTCGTGGCGCCCGAGCCTCGCGCGAAGGAACGCCAGGACCTGGTCCAGCAGTACTACGCGCCGCACAAGGCCAACGACCAGTACCCGCCGGTGCTGCTCTCCAACGAGGAACTCGAGAAGGTCTCCTACCCGCAGACCGACATCAATGCCCTCGTCAAGGAAAAGTTCGCCACCTGGGTCGTCAAGGGCACCGTCGCCTCCGAATGGAGTGGCTATGTCTCGCAGCTCGAGTCCATGGGCATCAAGGACGTCGTCGCGACCTACCAGACCGCGTACGACCGCTTCAACAAGGCCCAGCAGTAG
- a CDS encoding T3SS effector HopA1 family protein — MSPWRPDHAEQLLAAYAVLRGAQDDGASADFLYQHWYAVRSPHAPVSSRWDPPVATAARAAHGSAGDWTHDEAEVLATGMAGVVVVATPRGRRALCRGEYVTTSGRPGFPPRVGDRVRSLRRLGAVVQDGWWRTWGAGWDPHQLGPLVRVYLRPTSGAVATLVHAVTSVLAEGDSWLLKLAPTPEGLSRPDAVVAYLGGPSRDQDRDEVAAAVSGLTAGAPPPLTEPLGDGIGWAQDPGTGESFGEVRCAAIATAYKTLGFNDTSAGEWLETVAAEFRCRGIDPAAPHRSAMTIGVPR; from the coding sequence ATGAGTCCCTGGCGACCCGATCACGCAGAGCAACTCCTCGCGGCATACGCCGTTCTTCGCGGAGCGCAGGATGACGGCGCTTCCGCCGACTTCCTCTACCAGCACTGGTATGCCGTCCGCTCACCTCACGCTCCCGTGTCGAGTCGCTGGGACCCGCCGGTCGCGACCGCCGCCCGGGCGGCTCACGGCAGTGCGGGTGACTGGACGCACGACGAGGCCGAGGTTCTTGCCACGGGCATGGCTGGTGTTGTCGTCGTGGCCACCCCGCGGGGGCGACGGGCGCTGTGTCGTGGGGAGTACGTCACGACGAGCGGCCGCCCGGGATTCCCGCCGCGGGTCGGCGACAGGGTGCGCTCGCTGCGTCGGCTCGGCGCCGTCGTCCAGGACGGTTGGTGGCGCACGTGGGGTGCGGGCTGGGATCCGCACCAGCTCGGACCCCTGGTTCGCGTCTACCTCCGGCCGACCTCCGGAGCCGTGGCAACGCTCGTCCATGCCGTGACAAGCGTTCTCGCAGAGGGAGATTCGTGGTTGCTCAAGCTGGCGCCGACACCGGAGGGGCTGAGCCGCCCCGACGCCGTCGTCGCCTATCTCGGCGGGCCGTCGCGCGATCAGGATCGAGATGAGGTGGCGGCGGCAGTGAGTGGTTTGACCGCTGGCGCGCCACCGCCGCTCACCGAGCCACTGGGCGACGGCATCGGTTGGGCGCAGGATCCCGGGACGGGAGAGAGCTTTGGTGAGGTGCGCTGCGCCGCGATCGCCACGGCATACAAGACTTTGGGTTTCAACGACACGTCGGCAGGGGAGTGGCTCGAGACGGTAGCGGCCGAGTTCCGTTGTCGGGGAATTGATCCCGCCGCGCCGCACCGTTCCGCGATGACCATCGGAGTGCCGCGATGA
- a CDS encoding sigma-70 family RNA polymerase sigma factor yields MNAGKVERPGQPGRTSPGLAAVAAKAFDLHRSGDSSAMGSLVDQVTPLLWHTARSQGADAATAEDVVQTTWLRLVEHTNDIADPQAVLQWLLMTTKRESWSAVRRARRTVPQEPRDEPSPADPTSPAAVTDPVLATEDAEAARAMWRHVESLPERCQQLLRLVAFVDRPDYAVVSAALGIPVGSIGPTRGRCLAKLRVALMADPTWEVTA; encoded by the coding sequence GTGAACGCGGGCAAGGTGGAGCGACCCGGGCAGCCGGGCCGTACGTCGCCAGGACTGGCCGCTGTCGCCGCCAAGGCTTTTGACCTGCACCGCTCCGGCGACTCGAGCGCCATGGGCTCGCTCGTTGATCAGGTGACGCCACTCCTGTGGCACACCGCCCGATCCCAAGGGGCCGACGCGGCAACCGCCGAGGACGTCGTGCAGACCACCTGGCTGCGACTCGTCGAGCACACCAATGACATCGCTGACCCCCAGGCAGTTCTCCAGTGGTTGCTCATGACGACGAAGCGGGAGTCCTGGAGCGCCGTGCGCCGCGCGAGGCGGACCGTCCCGCAGGAGCCCCGGGACGAGCCTTCCCCTGCGGACCCGACAAGCCCTGCCGCAGTCACCGACCCGGTGCTGGCCACCGAGGACGCAGAAGCGGCCCGGGCGATGTGGCGCCACGTCGAAAGCCTGCCCGAGCGCTGTCAGCAGCTGCTCCGTCTCGTGGCCTTCGTCGACCGTCCCGACTATGCGGTGGTGAGCGCCGCGCTCGGCATCCCGGTGGGCAGCATCGGGCCCACTCGCGGTCGATGTCTCGCCAAGCTCCGGGTGGCCCTCATGGCGGACCCGACGTGGGAGGTGACGGCATGA
- a CDS encoding S8/S53 family peptidase, producing the protein MKHDGRAQKPRLIPPLVLPSTAVQRLGARFLDPTTAPRVTGEPIPEPTAYVGDVLLVPGIVGRSADGRRAALETAAKSLGYAVVVEDDPSLAFATRNDLLDELDKVGHTVVRLERLDESDQSRRVSATPVDAWDVLQAARASDQGAVAGIGLSHVMTASGYGQGVGYGQGVGYGQGVGYGQGVGYGQGVGYGQGVGYGQGVGYGPGGRGPVVWSAPAPERGKDGPVVAILDTGLGEHHWFVEGDGAERLPEQAGMPHEVAGVTIDLVNGQLDPLAGHGTFIAGVVRQHCPDARILSVPVMWGDGVADEKDVVQALTGLYLRQALALRSGDNSQGIDVITLSLGYRHETPGAFDDEEALFRVLRGLAELGVTILAAVGNNASDVEFYPAAYAAEVTTGAPMVSVGALNPDGRTVSVFSNTGAWVRAYAAATLVVSTMPQTFNASSRSELLHQANPGVAPGKPTRGAVDYDDYSGGFGLWSGTSFAAPALAGDIARGLGADRSADAAARGARARKVVDATLSAAARALEEER; encoded by the coding sequence ATGAAGCACGACGGTCGCGCACAGAAGCCACGACTCATTCCACCCCTCGTCCTTCCCAGCACCGCCGTGCAGCGCCTCGGCGCGCGCTTCCTCGACCCGACCACCGCGCCCAGGGTCACGGGCGAGCCGATCCCCGAGCCCACGGCATACGTGGGCGATGTGCTTCTCGTCCCCGGGATCGTGGGCCGTTCCGCGGATGGCCGACGCGCCGCACTCGAGACTGCCGCCAAATCTCTTGGGTATGCCGTGGTGGTCGAGGACGATCCTTCCCTCGCCTTCGCGACCCGAAACGACCTGCTCGACGAGCTCGACAAGGTCGGCCACACCGTCGTGCGGCTCGAGCGACTCGATGAGAGCGATCAGTCCCGACGGGTTTCGGCCACCCCTGTGGACGCGTGGGACGTCCTTCAGGCCGCCCGCGCATCCGACCAGGGCGCGGTCGCCGGCATCGGGTTGTCGCACGTGATGACCGCGAGTGGCTACGGCCAGGGCGTCGGTTATGGCCAAGGGGTGGGCTACGGGCAGGGCGTGGGATATGGCCAGGGTGTGGGCTACGGCCAGGGCGTCGGTTATGGGCAGGGCGTCGGCTACGGCCAAGGTGTGGGCTACGGCCCGGGCGGACGCGGTCCGGTGGTCTGGTCTGCTCCTGCCCCGGAGCGGGGGAAGGACGGCCCCGTGGTCGCCATCCTCGACACTGGTCTGGGCGAGCACCACTGGTTCGTCGAGGGCGATGGTGCCGAGCGGCTCCCCGAGCAAGCCGGCATGCCGCACGAGGTCGCCGGAGTGACGATCGACCTCGTCAACGGTCAACTCGACCCGCTGGCGGGCCACGGCACGTTCATCGCCGGTGTCGTCCGGCAGCACTGCCCCGACGCCCGGATCCTGTCCGTCCCGGTCATGTGGGGAGACGGGGTCGCCGACGAGAAGGACGTCGTCCAGGCCCTCACCGGCCTCTATCTGCGACAGGCGCTGGCGTTGCGCTCGGGCGACAACTCGCAAGGGATCGACGTCATCACTCTCTCGCTGGGCTATCGGCACGAGACGCCCGGTGCATTCGACGACGAGGAGGCACTGTTCCGCGTCCTGCGTGGTCTTGCCGAGCTCGGCGTGACGATTCTTGCGGCGGTGGGCAACAACGCCAGCGACGTCGAGTTCTACCCGGCGGCCTACGCGGCTGAGGTCACGACAGGCGCCCCGATGGTGAGCGTCGGAGCGCTCAATCCCGACGGCCGGACCGTGTCCGTGTTCTCCAACACGGGGGCATGGGTGAGGGCGTATGCCGCAGCCACCCTGGTCGTGAGCACCATGCCGCAGACGTTCAACGCCTCCAGCCGCAGCGAGTTGCTACACCAGGCGAACCCCGGCGTCGCGCCGGGCAAGCCCACCCGCGGCGCCGTTGACTACGACGACTACAGCGGCGGCTTCGGGCTGTGGAGTGGGACGTCCTTCGCCGCACCGGCCCTCGCCGGTGACATCGCGCGCGGTCTCGGTGCAGATCGTTCAGCTGACGCTGCCGCGCGCGGCGCACGCGCTCGCAAGGTCGTGGACGCCACCCTCTCGGCCGCAGCCAGGGCCCTCGAGGAGGAGAGGTGA
- a CDS encoding lanthionine synthetase LanC family protein gives MLDAAHRCVDLLVRTAVIDRDGPTWPAWEVGPDGRALGVVAGRRSLYDGDAGVVWALTHLGTALHRPDAVELAASGARSLLQARPTDVDAPAGLLVGEAGVDLLARSGDRVEARWSDSTDLTDGLAGVLLGLARARRHEDHARGIVAELRHRSRVEAWGRSWPDLRLPGDSARPLCGLAHGASGIAWALAEAAAVWPRLAPAALELAGEALAWEASWSDPARGGWPDLREGDVTWPDLWCHGAAGAGAIRLRLLELGASGLQLPWSLDTTRAEAEMAVQRCGGAMNDAAQRAQAHGADAVAAGWTLCHGAGGPAGVVALAADIFGVPDHREQAVAAAAAHVRTAPVDPEEWPCGLQGADGDVSLATGVAGTAMVLADLAQPGTVPSLVLLGFGGVRSQPVASAQVPVLATVSADVAGGR, from the coding sequence GTGCTCGATGCTGCGCACCGGTGTGTCGACCTCCTCGTGAGAACCGCGGTCATCGACCGCGACGGGCCGACCTGGCCGGCCTGGGAGGTGGGCCCGGACGGTCGCGCCCTGGGGGTTGTCGCGGGTCGACGCTCTCTCTATGACGGCGATGCCGGGGTGGTGTGGGCTCTGACCCACCTCGGCACCGCCCTGCACCGCCCGGACGCCGTCGAACTCGCGGCGTCCGGAGCTCGATCACTTCTGCAGGCGCGTCCCACCGACGTGGACGCGCCTGCAGGTCTCCTCGTGGGCGAGGCCGGCGTGGATCTGCTGGCTCGCTCGGGGGATCGGGTGGAAGCGCGATGGTCCGACAGCACCGACCTCACCGACGGGCTCGCCGGGGTTCTCCTCGGGCTGGCCCGGGCCCGCCGCCACGAGGATCACGCACGCGGCATCGTCGCCGAGCTGCGTCATCGTTCGCGGGTCGAGGCGTGGGGACGGAGCTGGCCCGACCTGCGGTTGCCCGGCGACTCAGCCCGGCCGCTCTGCGGTCTGGCCCACGGCGCCTCGGGGATCGCCTGGGCCTTGGCCGAGGCTGCTGCGGTGTGGCCGCGCCTGGCGCCGGCCGCCCTCGAACTCGCCGGTGAGGCACTGGCCTGGGAGGCGTCCTGGTCGGACCCCGCACGCGGAGGCTGGCCCGACCTGCGCGAGGGTGATGTGACGTGGCCCGACCTCTGGTGCCACGGTGCGGCGGGCGCTGGCGCCATCAGGTTGCGCCTGCTCGAGCTCGGGGCCAGCGGCCTCCAGCTGCCGTGGTCGCTCGACACGACCCGGGCAGAGGCCGAGATGGCGGTGCAGAGGTGTGGTGGCGCGATGAACGACGCGGCACAGCGAGCACAGGCGCACGGTGCCGACGCCGTCGCAGCCGGCTGGACGCTCTGTCACGGCGCCGGGGGACCGGCAGGAGTCGTCGCTCTCGCGGCCGACATCTTCGGGGTGCCGGATCACCGCGAGCAGGCGGTCGCGGCGGCGGCGGCCCACGTCCGCACCGCACCGGTCGACCCGGAGGAATGGCCGTGCGGGTTGCAGGGCGCAGACGGTGACGTGTCGCTCGCCACGGGGGTGGCGGGAACCGCGATGGTGCTCGCCGACCTTGCCCAGCCCGGGACTGTGCCCTCGCTCGTCCTGCTCGGGTTCGGTGGTGTCAGGTCCCAGCCCGTTGCGTCCGCGCAGGTGCCGGTTCTGGCGACCGTTTCCGCAGACGTTGCGGGCGGGCGGTGA
- a CDS encoding glycoside hydrolase family 32 protein: MDTHIEPTRPTIEPTPHLRPHAHFTPDSTWMNDPNGLVFFGETYHLFFQNNPSGATWGNLSWGHATSTDLVTWIEQPVALWHTENEFIFSGSTVVDHDNTSGFAAPGQTALVAIYTSSYTSASPLHGRQAQSLAYSVDGGQSWTTHAGNPVLDRSSGEFRDPKVFWWGGGDGYWVMVAVEAVDRTVVLYSSPDLRSWTYLSKFGPSHAVAGVWECPDLFLLPVAGTDLHRWVLVVSLNPGGLAGGGGAQYFVGDFDGVTFTPERISETDDPTSFDWLDHGRDYYATVSFDNVPDNRRLMVGWANNWDYANEIPTAPWRSAMSLVREVDLVEDVDGRRRLRQRPVLPPEGLGVTVLDLTVPLTPGVVTEITVSTEDDADPWVLTVDGASRTITADRHECGNVDFHPLFASRDTARLVGDDDTVQLQVIVDASVIEVFAQGGLVTLTQQVFPRAPLTKPRVRTHQPST, from the coding sequence GTGGACACCCACATCGAACCCACACGCCCGACCATCGAGCCCACCCCGCACCTGCGACCACATGCTCACTTCACCCCGGACTCGACCTGGATGAACGACCCCAACGGGCTCGTCTTCTTCGGCGAGACCTATCACCTGTTCTTCCAGAACAACCCGAGCGGAGCGACGTGGGGCAATCTCTCCTGGGGTCACGCCACCTCGACGGACCTGGTCACGTGGATCGAGCAGCCAGTCGCCCTGTGGCACACCGAGAACGAGTTCATCTTCTCCGGAAGCACCGTCGTGGACCACGACAACACGTCCGGCTTCGCCGCACCTGGGCAGACCGCCCTCGTCGCGATCTACACCAGTAGCTACACGTCCGCGTCGCCGCTCCACGGGCGTCAGGCCCAGTCCCTGGCCTACAGCGTCGACGGTGGGCAGAGCTGGACGACACATGCCGGCAACCCTGTGCTCGACCGGTCCTCCGGGGAGTTCCGCGACCCCAAGGTCTTCTGGTGGGGCGGGGGCGATGGCTACTGGGTCATGGTCGCTGTCGAGGCGGTGGATCGAACCGTCGTCCTCTACTCCTCCCCGGACCTGCGCTCGTGGACCTACCTCTCGAAGTTCGGTCCCAGCCATGCCGTCGCCGGCGTGTGGGAGTGTCCGGACCTCTTCCTGCTGCCCGTCGCCGGGACGGACCTGCACCGCTGGGTGCTCGTGGTCAGCCTCAACCCGGGCGGTCTGGCCGGCGGTGGCGGCGCCCAGTACTTCGTGGGCGACTTCGACGGAGTGACATTCACGCCCGAGCGCATCTCCGAGACGGACGACCCCACGAGCTTTGACTGGCTCGATCACGGCCGCGACTATTACGCGACCGTGTCCTTCGACAACGTGCCCGACAACCGTCGACTGATGGTGGGGTGGGCCAACAACTGGGACTACGCCAACGAGATCCCCACGGCCCCTTGGCGATCGGCGATGTCGCTGGTCCGCGAGGTCGACCTCGTCGAGGACGTCGATGGCCGTCGTCGGCTGCGTCAGCGGCCAGTCCTGCCACCCGAAGGGCTCGGTGTGACGGTCCTCGACCTGACTGTGCCCTTGACACCGGGAGTGGTCACCGAGATCACCGTCAGCACCGAGGATGACGCTGACCCCTGGGTGCTCACGGTCGACGGCGCGTCAAGGACGATCACGGCGGACCGCCATGAGTGCGGCAACGTCGACTTCCATCCATTGTTCGCCTCACGCGACACGGCGAGGCTGGTGGGTGACGACGACACCGTCCAGCTCCAGGTGATCGTCGATGCCTCGGTGATCGAAGTCTTTGCACAGGGCGGCCTCGTCACCCTCACCCAGCAGGTGTTCCCGCGTGCTCCTCTGACGAAGCCCCGGGTGCGGACCCATCAACCGTCGACCTGA
- a CDS encoding protoporphyrinogen oxidase, with product MSFIVGLAAGYVLGARAGKQRYAQIKKVSGKVWQSKPVQKQVAVAKESARTKAAPVVADFVADAAKATSEKLRASKTIPSQVSGGRDRATGGDPWVASTEARGEDPWATATKH from the coding sequence ATGAGTTTCATCGTCGGCCTCGCCGCCGGCTACGTCCTCGGCGCCCGCGCCGGCAAGCAGCGCTACGCCCAGATCAAGAAGGTCTCGGGCAAGGTCTGGCAGAGCAAGCCGGTCCAGAAGCAGGTCGCCGTCGCCAAGGAGAGCGCCCGCACCAAGGCTGCTCCCGTCGTCGCCGACTTCGTGGCAGACGCCGCCAAGGCGACGAGCGAGAAGCTGCGCGCCTCCAAGACCATCCCTTCACAGGTCAGCGGCGGCCGAGACCGCGCCACCGGTGGCGACCCGTGGGTTGCATCGACCGAGGCGCGTGGCGAGGACCCCTGGGCCACGGCCACCAAGCACTGA